A window of Candidatus Abyssobacteria bacterium SURF_5 genomic DNA:
AACTCTCCCATCTCTTGCCGGCGCTTGGGGTCGTTCAGCAGGCTTTCGATCGCCGCCGCAAGGGCATCGGGATCGGCAGGCGGAACGACACAGCCGGTTTTCAGATGAAGATTCACATACTCGACTCCGGTTCCCAGGCGCGTGCTGACGACAGGCTTTCCGCAAGCGTGTGCTTCGAGTTGGACGAGTCCATACGCTTCGCTGCGGTAAATGGAGGGCAGCACGAAAAGGGAGCAGGCGTGATAGTAAGCCGCCAAATCCATGTCTGATACCTCGCCCGCAAAATGTACTTTTTCTTTCACGCCGTTCAATATGGCGAGTCCCTTCAATTCGTCTTCCATTGGCCCCGTGCCGACAATGACCAATGGGACCGGTATGCGCGGCATTGCGCGGATCAGGAACTGCAGTCCCTTGTAGTATCGCAGTTTTCCGACAAACAATATGAATTCCTGTCCGTAGCGCACATGAAGGGCGTTTACTTCCTCTTTGACGGGGCTGATCGAATCGAACAAGTGCGTGTCGACGCCCAAAGGGACGACTCTGCATTTGTGCGCGAACTCCCGCAGGTAGAGCGAGCCCTCGGCATAGACGGGAGAGGTGGGCAAGATCAAGCGGGTTTTCCGAAGGAACGAGCGAAGGAATGGGCTGTAGAAACGGAGCAGGAACTCCTGCCGGACGATATCGCTGTGGTAGGTGGCAACCACCGCTCCGGGCGGTCGAGCCAGCAAATAAGAGAGTTCGCATGTGGGATTCGGCAAGTGAAAATGCAGGATGTCGGCCTCCAATCTTCTGAGCCAGAGGGCGAAGGCCGGCGGTATCGGCGCCGACTGAAGCCGCCCGAGCTGACCGACTTTTACAACTCGTACTCCATCCACATGCTCTATTTCGGTGGAGAATCCACGATTGCAGACAAGCACCTGTACTTCATGCTTTTTCTTCAGATGGTTGCACACCTGCGCGATATGCTTTTCGATCCCTCCAACAACGGGGGGATAATAATCTTTATACACGTGCAGGA
This region includes:
- a CDS encoding glycosyltransferase, whose protein sequence is MKILHVYKDYYPPVVGGIEKHIAQVCNHLKKKHEVQVLVCNRGFSTEIEHVDGVRVVKVGQLGRLQSAPIPPAFALWLRRLEADILHFHLPNPTCELSYLLARPPGAVVATYHSDIVRQEFLLRFYSPFLRSFLRKTRLILPTSPVYAEGSLYLREFAHKCRVVPLGVDTHLFDSISPVKEEVNALHVRYGQEFILFVGKLRYYKGLQFLIRAMPRIPVPLVIVGTGPMEDELKGLAILNGVKEKVHFAGEVSDMDLAAYYHACSLFVLPSIYRSEAYGLVQLEAHACGKPVVSTRLGTGVEYVNLHLKTGCVVPPADPDALAAAIESLLNDPKRRQEMGEFARQRVCDEFDLDRMFHKIEDVYQEALESR